In a genomic window of Streptococcus oralis:
- a CDS encoding methionine ABC transporter permease, which produces MTELIQTYLPNVYKMGWAGQAGWGTAIYLTLYMTVLSFIIGGFLGLVAGLFLVLTAPGGVLENKVIFWILDKITSIFRAVPFIILLAIMSPLSHLIVKTSIGPNAALVPLSFAVFAFFARQVQVVLAELDGGVIEAAQASGATFWDIVGVYLSEGLPDLIRVTTVTLISLVGETAMAGAVGAGGIGNVAIAYGFNRYNHDVTILATIIIILIIFTIQFLGDFLTKKLSHK; this is translated from the coding sequence ATGACAGAGTTGATTCAAACTTACTTACCAAATGTCTACAAGATGGGCTGGGCTGGTCAGGCAGGCTGGGGAACGGCTATCTACCTAACTCTTTATATGACAGTTCTTTCCTTCATCATCGGAGGATTCTTGGGGCTGGTGGCAGGTCTTTTCCTCGTCTTGACAGCGCCAGGTGGTGTCTTGGAAAATAAGGTTATCTTTTGGATTTTGGATAAGATTACCTCTATTTTCCGTGCGGTTCCTTTCATCATCCTCTTGGCAATCATGTCACCACTCTCTCACTTGATTGTGAAGACGAGCATTGGGCCAAATGCAGCCCTTGTCCCCCTTTCTTTTGCAGTCTTTGCCTTCTTTGCCCGTCAGGTGCAGGTGGTCTTGGCTGAACTAGATGGCGGTGTCATTGAGGCGGCGCAGGCTAGTGGAGCGACCTTCTGGGATATCGTGGGTGTTTACCTATCAGAAGGTCTTCCAGATTTGATTCGTGTGACGACAGTGACCTTGATTTCCCTTGTTGGGGAAACAGCCATGGCGGGAGCAGTTGGTGCTGGTGGTATCGGTAACGTAGCCATCGCTTATGGATTTAACCGCTACAATCACGATGTGACTATCTTGGCGACTATCATTATCATCTTGATTATCTTTACAATCCAGTTCTTGGGAGATTTCTTGACCAAGAAATTAAGTCATAAATAA
- a CDS encoding methionine ABC transporter ATP-binding protein codes for MSRDIIKLDQIDVTFHQKKRTITAVKDVTIHIQEGDIYGIVGYSGAGKSTLVRVINLLQKPSAGKITIDDDVIFDGKVTLTAEQLRRKRQDIGMIFQHFNLMSQKTAEENVAFALKHSGLSKEEKKAKVAKLLDLVGLADRAENYPSQLSGGQKQRVAIARALANDPKILISDESTSALDPKTTKQILALLQDLNQKLGLTVVLITHEMQIVKDIANRVAVMQDGRLIEEGSVLEIFSDPKQPLTQDFISTATGIDEAMVKIEKQEIVEHLSENSILVQLKYAGASTDEPLLNELYKRYQVTANILYGNIEILDGTPVGELVVVLSGEKAALAGAQEAIRQAGVQLKVLKGGQ; via the coding sequence ATGAGTAGAGATATTATCAAGTTAGATCAGATTGATGTGACTTTTCACCAAAAGAAGAGAACCATCACAGCGGTCAAGGATGTGACCATTCACATCCAAGAAGGGGATATCTACGGAATCGTTGGATATTCTGGAGCAGGGAAATCCACTCTTGTACGGGTGATTAACCTCTTGCAAAAGCCATCTGCTGGGAAAATTACCATTGATGACGATGTGATTTTTGATGGTAAGGTCACTCTGACGGCAGAGCAGTTGCGTCGGAAACGTCAAGACATTGGGATGATTTTCCAGCATTTCAACCTGATGAGCCAAAAGACAGCAGAGGAAAATGTAGCCTTTGCCCTCAAACACTCTGGACTCAGCAAGGAAGAAAAGAAAGCTAAAGTAGCTAAGTTGTTGGACTTGGTTGGCTTGGCGGATCGTGCTGAAAACTACCCTTCACAACTATCTGGAGGGCAAAAACAGCGTGTGGCCATTGCGCGTGCCTTGGCAAATGATCCAAAAATCTTGATTTCAGACGAGTCAACGTCTGCCCTTGACCCTAAGACAACTAAGCAGATTTTGGCCTTGCTACAAGATTTGAACCAAAAATTAGGCTTGACCGTTGTCCTGATTACACACGAAATGCAGATTGTCAAAGACATTGCCAACCGTGTGGCGGTCATGCAGGATGGCCGTTTGATTGAAGAAGGAAGTGTTCTTGAAATCTTCTCAGACCCTAAACAACCTTTGACACAGGACTTTATCTCAACAGCTACAGGTATTGACGAAGCCATGGTTAAGATTGAGAAGCAAGAAATCGTAGAACATTTATCTGAGAACAGTATCTTAGTGCAGCTCAAGTATGCAGGGGCTTCGACAGACGAACCACTTTTGAATGAATTGTACAAGCGTTACCAAGTAACGGCTAATATCCTCTATGGAAATATCGAAATTCTCGATGGCACTCCTGTTGGAGAATTGGTTGTGGTCTTGTCAGGTGAAAAAGCAGCACTAGCAGGTGCTCAAGAAGCCATCCGTCAGGCTGGTGTGCAGTTAAAAGTATTGAAGGGAGGACAGTAA
- a CDS encoding M20 family metallopeptidase, translating into MVFPSEQEQIEKFEKDHVAQHYFEVLRTLISKKSVFAQQVGLKEVANYLGEIFKRVGAEVEIDESYTAPFVMAHFKSSRPDAKTLIFYNHYDTVPADGDQVWTEDPFTLSVRNGFMYGRGVDDDKGHITARLSALRKYMQHHDDLPVNISFIMEGAEESASMDLDKYLEKHADKLRGADLLVWEQGTKNALEQLEISGGNKGIVTFDAKVKSADVDIHSSYGGVVESAPWYLIQALSSLRAADGRILVEGLYEDVQEPNERELALVDAYAQRNPEEISRIYGLELPLLQEERAAFLKRFFFEPALNIEGIQSGYQGQGVKTILPAEASAKLEVRLVPGLEPHDVLEKIRKQLDKNGFDKVELYYTLGEMSYRSDMSAPAILNVIELAKKFYPQGVSVLPTTAGTGPMHTVFDALEVPMVAFGLGNANSRDHGGNENVRIADYYTHIELVEELIRSYE; encoded by the coding sequence ATGGTTTTTCCTAGCGAACAAGAGCAGATTGAAAAATTTGAGAAGGATCATGTGGCCCAACATTATTTTGAAGTCTTGCGCACCTTGATTTCCAAGAAATCAGTTTTTGCCCAGCAGGTTGGACTCAAGGAAGTCGCAAACTATCTGGGTGAGATTTTCAAGCGTGTAGGAGCTGAAGTCGAGATTGATGAGAGCTATACGGCTCCCTTTGTCATGGCGCATTTCAAGAGCTCGCGTCCGGATGCCAAGACCTTGATCTTCTATAATCACTATGACACCGTGCCAGCGGATGGCGACCAGGTGTGGACAGAGGATCCTTTTACCCTTTCTGTGCGAAATGGTTTTATGTATGGACGTGGGGTTGATGACGACAAAGGCCACATCACAGCTCGTTTGAGTGCTTTGAGAAAGTATATGCAGCACCATGATGACCTGCCTGTCAATATCAGCTTTATCATGGAAGGGGCAGAGGAGTCTGCTTCCATGGATCTAGATAAGTATTTAGAGAAACACGCAGACAAACTTCGTGGAGCGGACTTGCTAGTCTGGGAACAAGGGACAAAGAACGCCTTGGAACAGCTGGAAATCTCTGGCGGAAACAAGGGAATTGTAACCTTTGATGCCAAGGTAAAAAGTGCTGATGTGGATATCCACTCGAGTTATGGTGGTGTCGTGGAATCAGCTCCATGGTATCTTATCCAGGCTCTAAGTAGCCTACGTGCAGCAGATGGACGTATCTTAGTAGAAGGCTTGTACGAGGATGTTCAAGAGCCAAATGAACGAGAACTAGCCTTGGTAGATGCCTACGCCCAACGCAATCCTGAGGAAATCAGTCGCATTTATGGCTTGGAATTGCCTCTCTTACAAGAGGAACGTGCAGCCTTTCTAAAACGGTTCTTTTTCGAGCCAGCCCTTAATATCGAAGGGATTCAGTCAGGTTATCAAGGGCAAGGAGTTAAAACGATTTTGCCAGCAGAAGCCAGTGCTAAGCTTGAGGTTCGTTTGGTTCCTGGTCTAGAACCGCATGATGTTCTGGAAAAAATTCGGAAACAGCTAGACAAAAATGGCTTTGATAAGGTAGAATTATACTATACCTTGGGAGAGATGAGTTATCGAAGCGATATGAGCGCGCCGGCCATTCTCAATGTGATCGAGTTGGCCAAGAAATTCTATCCACAGGGCGTCTCAGTCTTGCCGACCACAGCGGGGACAGGACCGATGCATACGGTCTTTGATGCCCTAGAGGTACCAATGGTGGCCTTCGGTCTAGGAAATGCCAATAGCCGAGACCATGGTGGAAATGAAAACGTGCGAATCGCCGATTACTACACCCATATTGAATTAGTAGAGGAGCTGATTAGAAGCTATGAGTAG
- a CDS encoding MetQ/NlpA family ABC transporter substrate-binding protein gives MKIKKWLGVAALATVAGLTLAACGNSEKKADNETVVKIATVNRSGSEEARWDKIQELVEKDGIKLEFTEFTDYSQPNKATADGEVDLNAFQHYNFLNNWNKENGKDLVAIADTYISPIRLYSGKNGEENKYTKVEEIPDNGEIAVPNDATNESRALYLLQSAGLIKLDVSGTALATVANITENPKNLKITELDASQTARSLSSVDAAVVNNTFVTEAKLDYKKALFKEQADENSKQWYNIIVAKKDWESSPKADAIKKIIAAYHTDEVKKVIEETSDGLDQPVW, from the coding sequence ATGAAAATTAAAAAATGGCTCGGTGTAGCAGCTCTTGCTACAGTCGCAGGTTTGACTCTTGCAGCTTGCGGAAATTCAGAAAAGAAAGCAGACAACGAAACAGTTGTCAAAATTGCAACAGTTAACCGTAGCGGTTCTGAAGAAGCGCGTTGGGATAAAATCCAAGAATTAGTTGAAAAAGATGGAATTAAATTGGAATTCACAGAGTTCACAGACTATTCTCAACCAAATAAGGCAACTGCTGATGGCGAAGTAGACTTGAATGCTTTCCAACACTACAACTTCTTGAACAACTGGAACAAAGAAAACGGGAAAGACCTTGTAGCGATTGCAGATACCTACATCTCACCAATCCGCCTTTACTCAGGTAAAAATGGGGAAGAAAACAAGTACACTAAAGTGGAAGAAATCCCAGATAACGGTGAAATCGCCGTACCAAACGATGCAACAAACGAAAGCCGTGCGCTTTACTTGTTGCAATCAGCTGGTTTGATCAAATTGGATGTTTCTGGAACTGCACTTGCAACAGTTGCTAACATCACAGAAAATCCAAAGAACTTGAAGATTACTGAATTGGACGCTAGTCAAACAGCTCGTTCATTGTCATCAGTTGATGCTGCCGTTGTAAACAATACCTTCGTTACAGAAGCAAAATTGGACTACAAGAAAGCACTCTTCAAAGAACAAGCTGATGAAAACTCAAAACAATGGTACAACATCATTGTTGCGAAAAAAGATTGGGAATCATCACCTAAGGCTGATGCTATCAAGAAAATTATCGCAGCTTACCACACTGATGAAGTGAAAAAAGTTATCGAAGAAACATCAGACGGTTTGGACCAACCAGTTTGGTAA
- a CDS encoding amino acid ABC transporter substrate-binding protein, with protein MKKIVKYSSLAALGLVAAGVLAACSGGDKKDTATSEAASGKKEIIVATNASPKPFNYEENGELTGYEIEVVRAIFKDSDKYDVKFEKTEWSGVFAGLDSDRYQMAVNNISYTKERAEKYLYAAPTAKNPNVLVVKKDDDSIKSLDDIGGKSTEVVQGTTSAKQLEDYNKQHADNPTVLNYTKADFQQIMSRLSDGQFDYKIFDKIGVETVIKNQGLDNLKVIELPSDQQPYVYPLLAKGQDELKSFVDKRIQELYKDGTLEKLSKQFFGDTYLPAEADIK; from the coding sequence ATGAAAAAAATCGTCAAATATTCATCTCTGGCTGCTCTAGGACTTGTTGCCGCAGGTGTACTAGCAGCTTGCTCAGGTGGAGATAAGAAAGATACTGCAACTAGTGAAGCAGCATCTGGTAAGAAAGAAATTATCGTTGCAACCAATGCTTCACCAAAACCATTCAACTACGAAGAAAATGGCGAGTTGACTGGTTATGAGATTGAAGTAGTCCGTGCTATCTTTAAAGACTCTGACAAATACGATGTCAAGTTTGAAAAGACAGAGTGGTCAGGTGTCTTTGCAGGTCTTGATAGCGACCGTTATCAAATGGCTGTGAACAATATCAGCTATACCAAAGAACGTGCTGAAAAGTACCTTTATGCAGCTCCAACTGCTAAAAACCCTAACGTTCTCGTTGTGAAGAAAGACGACGACAGCATCAAATCACTTGATGACATCGGAGGTAAGTCTACTGAAGTCGTTCAAGGGACAACATCAGCTAAACAGCTAGAAGATTATAACAAACAACACGCTGACAATCCAACGGTTCTTAACTATACCAAAGCTGATTTCCAACAAATCATGTCTCGTTTGAGCGATGGTCAGTTTGACTACAAGATCTTCGATAAAATTGGTGTTGAAACAGTTATCAAGAACCAAGGTTTGGACAACTTGAAAGTCATTGAACTTCCAAGCGACCAACAACCTTACGTTTACCCACTTCTTGCTAAAGGTCAAGATGAGTTGAAATCATTTGTAGACAAACGTATCCAAGAACTCTACAAAGACGGAACTCTTGAAAAATTGTCTAAACAGTTCTTCGGGGACACTTACCTCCCAGCAGAAGCTGATATTAAATAG
- a CDS encoding AzlD domain-containing protein — protein sequence MVSKYLLLAVIFSGLVTWIPRMIPFILVKYKGLPAIVERFLKFLPVSIIFALILSSVVTGKVGSLPQIKWLDFLAVFPTAWIAFRYRNLVGTVLFGVVLIAVLRLVF from the coding sequence ATGGTCAGTAAATATCTTTTGTTAGCCGTTATCTTTTCAGGCCTAGTGACTTGGATTCCCCGTATGATTCCCTTCATCTTGGTTAAGTACAAGGGGTTGCCAGCTATCGTTGAGCGGTTTTTGAAGTTCTTGCCTGTTTCCATTATCTTTGCCTTGATCCTTTCAAGCGTGGTGACTGGAAAGGTTGGCAGCCTTCCCCAGATCAAATGGCTGGACTTTTTAGCAGTCTTTCCAACGGCTTGGATAGCCTTTCGCTACCGCAATCTAGTGGGTACGGTTCTTTTTGGAGTGGTCTTGATTGCAGTCTTGCGTCTAGTCTTTTAG
- a CDS encoding AzlC family ABC transporter permease yields the protein MKEKGFWEGVQAAMPTALGYVSIGLACGIIGAPYVTPVEMGLMSLFVYAGSAQFAMLALIAVQAPVAAIAMTVFLINLRLFLLSLHASTYFRHTSLWQNIGMSSLLTDETYGVLMGELAHTDKVHPMWMHGNNLNSYVAWFIGTVAGTALGGLLPNPEVFGLDFALVGMFIGIFTSQFQIMQRRVPVRNLLRILAVVAVSFFLLLTVVSQSLAVLFATLLGCTMGVVLDGQ from the coding sequence ATGAAAGAAAAAGGATTTTGGGAAGGTGTTCAGGCGGCCATGCCGACTGCTCTTGGCTATGTCAGCATTGGTCTAGCCTGTGGGATTATTGGTGCGCCTTATGTGACACCTGTTGAGATGGGCTTGATGAGCCTCTTTGTTTATGCTGGGAGTGCCCAGTTTGCCATGTTGGCACTGATTGCGGTACAAGCGCCTGTGGCAGCCATTGCTATGACAGTTTTTTTGATCAACTTGCGACTCTTTTTGCTGAGCTTGCATGCATCGACCTATTTCCGTCATACTAGTCTCTGGCAAAACATCGGTATGTCTAGCCTCTTGACTGATGAGACCTATGGAGTTTTGATGGGCGAATTAGCCCATACAGACAAAGTCCATCCTATGTGGATGCACGGGAACAATCTCAATAGTTATGTAGCCTGGTTTATTGGGACAGTGGCGGGGACAGCTTTAGGTGGCCTTCTTCCAAATCCTGAAGTCTTTGGCTTAGACTTTGCCCTTGTTGGGATGTTTATCGGGATTTTTACTTCGCAATTTCAGATTATGCAAAGACGGGTTCCTGTACGGAATCTGCTGCGGATCCTAGCCGTTGTTGCGGTGTCCTTCTTTTTGCTCTTGACAGTAGTGTCTCAGTCGCTAGCTGTTTTGTTTGCGACCTTGCTAGGTTGTACCATGGGGGTGGTCTTAGATGGTCAGTAA
- a CDS encoding MFS transporter produces MKVFIQNRDFRQLTINQWISTVGDTIFYLAFLNYVADASFAPLAILLITISETVPQVLQIFMGVLADFQHYRVLKYTVISFVKFVLYSIVALSLSGQSFSLWLVFFICLMNLLSDTLSYFSGAMLTPIFIRIIGKEHLTEAIGFKQSTVSLVRTISNILGGVLLGILSIQFISLLNALTFLIAFVGILLIKNDLLKVEKTISYQEGLSIKSFCQHLFQSSKLIWNMDRVIFILFIVSISQAVINVTVPISTLFLRNQPFLNLQTGQSLALLSTLELLALIVGSLVSGYLKNTISIKTALYASVVIQLLLLVGFATVHFGLILLFSSLDAFIAGLLSPRLQELVFKQIPEESMGAVQSSIGAITVVLPSLFTIVFVTIATSFGTLAVSFILLLLLLTAFVMLLNIRESI; encoded by the coding sequence ATGAAAGTATTTATTCAAAATAGAGATTTTAGGCAATTAACCATCAACCAGTGGATTTCAACGGTTGGGGATACGATTTTTTATCTTGCTTTTTTGAATTATGTGGCAGACGCTTCGTTTGCCCCCTTGGCGATTTTACTCATTACGATTTCAGAGACTGTTCCTCAAGTTCTGCAAATCTTTATGGGAGTTTTGGCTGACTTTCAACATTATCGTGTTCTAAAGTATACGGTTATTAGTTTTGTCAAATTTGTACTTTATTCTATAGTGGCACTTTCGCTTTCAGGGCAGTCCTTTTCCTTATGGCTCGTATTCTTTATTTGTTTAATGAATCTCTTGTCGGATACATTGAGTTACTTTTCAGGAGCCATGCTAACTCCTATTTTTATAAGAATCATTGGGAAAGAACATCTGACAGAAGCTATTGGCTTTAAACAATCAACAGTTAGTTTAGTTCGGACAATCAGTAATATTCTAGGAGGGGTTTTACTAGGAATTCTTTCCATTCAGTTTATTTCCTTGCTAAACGCTCTGACGTTTCTGATAGCATTTGTAGGTATTCTTCTCATAAAAAATGATCTTTTGAAAGTTGAAAAAACAATTAGCTATCAAGAAGGTCTTTCTATAAAATCGTTTTGCCAGCATTTGTTCCAATCATCGAAATTGATCTGGAATATGGATAGAGTGATCTTCATTTTGTTTATCGTCTCTATCAGCCAAGCTGTGATCAATGTCACTGTTCCTATTTCGACTCTTTTTTTAAGAAACCAACCGTTTTTGAATTTACAAACTGGTCAATCACTCGCTTTGTTATCAACACTAGAATTGTTAGCACTTATTGTCGGAAGCCTTGTAAGTGGCTATCTGAAAAATACAATTTCTATAAAAACAGCTCTATACGCTTCGGTCGTCATCCAGTTACTCCTTCTAGTAGGATTTGCCACAGTTCATTTTGGTTTGATTCTGCTTTTCAGCTCCTTGGATGCCTTCATCGCAGGGTTACTCTCTCCTAGATTGCAAGAACTCGTCTTTAAACAAATACCTGAGGAGTCAATGGGAGCGGTTCAATCCTCTATTGGTGCTATTACGGTTGTTTTACCAAGTCTATTCACAATCGTTTTTGTAACGATTGCTACAAGTTTTGGAACCCTAGCGGTCAGCTTTATTCTATTGCTATTACTCCTAACCGCATTTGTCATGCTCTTGAATATTCGTGAGAGCATTTAG
- a CDS encoding CPBP family intramembrane glutamic endopeptidase produces the protein MKKIISRHYFIMAFLLVIADQKFSGLVLRSNLVTGLSDFTYYLSDMMLNFLVVLFALIAMIWSGKWQQINSRKFKGSYLFYSFLALLAFVIWNFVTFYLFPSTKNEIAYQLDVPTFTGATAFLMYFFYPVIAGPIFEEIIYRGLVMTALEKGKKWGLDVLGSAILFGVLHISNHGWVLTDFFVYMGGGLIFAVLFRVTKSIYWPIGLHIVYNGIGQILPLL, from the coding sequence ATGAAAAAGATAATCTCACGTCACTACTTTATTATGGCTTTTCTACTAGTTATTGCTGACCAGAAGTTCAGTGGTCTAGTTTTACGTAGCAACCTTGTTACTGGTCTATCTGACTTTACCTATTATCTGTCGGATATGATGTTGAATTTTCTTGTGGTTTTATTTGCTCTTATTGCTATGATTTGGTCGGGAAAATGGCAACAAATCAACAGTAGAAAGTTTAAAGGTTCCTATCTTTTTTATTCCTTTTTAGCTCTTCTTGCTTTTGTTATTTGGAATTTCGTTACATTTTATCTTTTCCCATCTACCAAAAATGAAATTGCTTATCAACTGGATGTCCCTACTTTTACAGGAGCTACAGCATTTTTGATGTATTTTTTCTATCCTGTAATTGCAGGTCCCATTTTTGAAGAGATAATCTATCGTGGGTTGGTGATGACCGCTCTGGAAAAAGGAAAGAAATGGGGACTGGATGTGCTCGGTTCGGCTATTTTATTCGGGGTCTTGCATATTAGTAATCATGGTTGGGTCTTGACAGACTTTTTCGTATATATGGGTGGCGGTCTCATATTTGCAGTCTTATTTAGAGTGACAAAGTCCATTTATTGGCCTATTGGACTGCACATAGTCTACAATGGCATTGGTCAAATTTTACCGTTGCTGTAA
- a CDS encoding XRE/MutR family transcriptional regulator, which yields MIERMELGEFYKELRLARKLKQSDVACDGLTASQLSKFELGQSMLSADKLILAIQGINVTFDEFGHKLNNYQESPHMRFGRKVVDHFAHQDIAGLEKLLEEVEQEQMAQTYRRLNAIVIKDAIHSLDKNYLLEEEDSEFLTTYLYAIESWTWFELYLFCNTMPFLSNQDLIFLSTSLLEKSKEFKELVHNQLYMKSGYLNIISELMERKLFSYIPIFEAELESMLRPYDVFEKVSLQFLKKMSVFLQTKGSNQKEIEHFIQSLQVLENPQLTALFELRLQQYKELID from the coding sequence ATGATTGAGAGAATGGAATTGGGAGAATTTTACAAGGAATTGCGCCTGGCGAGGAAACTCAAACAGTCAGATGTAGCATGTGATGGACTGACAGCATCCCAGTTATCCAAGTTTGAACTGGGACAGTCTATGCTGTCTGCAGATAAACTGATACTAGCTATCCAAGGGATAAATGTGACCTTCGATGAGTTTGGACACAAGCTTAATAATTATCAGGAATCCCCACATATGCGATTTGGACGAAAGGTTGTAGATCATTTTGCCCATCAAGATATAGCTGGCTTAGAGAAATTATTAGAGGAAGTCGAGCAAGAACAGATGGCGCAGACCTATCGTCGTTTGAATGCTATTGTGATTAAAGATGCCATTCATTCCTTGGATAAAAACTATCTGCTAGAAGAGGAAGATAGCGAGTTTTTAACTACTTATCTCTATGCTATCGAGTCTTGGACCTGGTTTGAACTCTATCTTTTTTGCAATACCATGCCTTTCTTAAGTAATCAAGATCTAATCTTTTTATCAACCTCTTTACTTGAAAAATCCAAGGAATTTAAAGAGTTAGTACACAATCAATTGTATATGAAAAGTGGTTATCTTAATATCATCTCAGAGCTCATGGAGCGCAAACTTTTTTCCTATATCCCGATCTTTGAGGCCGAGTTGGAGAGTATGCTCCGGCCATATGATGTTTTTGAGAAAGTATCATTGCAGTTTTTAAAGAAGATGAGTGTATTCCTTCAAACTAAGGGAAGCAATCAAAAAGAGATTGAACACTTTATCCAATCTCTGCAAGTATTAGAAAATCCCCAATTAACAGCCCTTTTTGAATTGCGTTTGCAGCAATACAAAGAGCTTATCGATTAG
- the tsaD gene encoding tRNA (adenosine(37)-N6)-threonylcarbamoyltransferase complex transferase subunit TsaD, whose protein sequence is MKDRYILAFETSCDETSVAVLKNDDQLLSNIIASQIESHKRFGGVVPEVASRHHVEVITACIEEALAEAGITEEDITAVAVTYGPGLVGALLVGLSAAKAFAWAHGLPLIPVNHMAGHLMAAQSVEPLEFPLLALLVSGGHTELVYVSEAGDYKIVGETRDDAVGEAYDKVGRVMGLTYPAGREIDELAHQGQDIYDFPRAMIKEDNLEFSFSGLKSAFINLHHNAEQKGESLSKDDLSASFQAAVMDILMAKTKKALEKYPVKTLVVAGGVAANRGLRERLAAEITDVKVIIPPLRLCGDNAGMIAYASVSEWNKENFAGLDLNAKPSLAFDTME, encoded by the coding sequence ATGAAGGATAGATATATTTTAGCATTTGAAACATCTTGCGATGAGACCAGTGTCGCTGTCTTAAAAAACGACGACCAGCTCTTGTCCAATATCATTGCTAGTCAAATTGAGAGCCACAAACGTTTTGGGGGCGTAGTGCCAGAAGTAGCCAGTCGTCACCATGTCGAGGTTATTACGGCCTGTATTGAGGAGGCGCTAGCAGAAGCAGGGATTACCGAAGAGGACATAACAGCTGTGGCGGTTACCTATGGACCGGGCTTGGTTGGAGCTCTGCTAGTTGGTTTGTCAGCTGCCAAGGCCTTTGCTTGGGCGCATGGCTTGCCACTTATCCCCGTTAACCACATGGCTGGTCACCTCATGGCAGCTCAGAGTGTGGAGCCTTTGGAGTTTCCTTTGTTGGCACTCTTGGTCAGCGGTGGGCACACAGAGTTGGTCTATGTTTCTGAGGCTGGGGATTATAAGATTGTTGGGGAAACGCGGGATGATGCAGTTGGTGAGGCCTATGATAAGGTCGGCCGTGTCATGGGCTTGACCTATCCAGCAGGTCGCGAGATTGATGAGCTAGCTCATCAGGGGCAGGATATTTATGATTTCCCTCGTGCCATGATTAAGGAGGACAATCTAGAGTTTTCATTCTCAGGTTTGAAGTCTGCCTTTATCAATCTTCACCACAATGCCGAGCAAAAGGGAGAAAGCTTGTCCAAGGATGACCTGTCAGCATCTTTCCAAGCAGCAGTCATGGATATTCTCATGGCAAAAACCAAGAAGGCTTTGGAAAAATATCCTGTTAAAACCCTAGTCGTGGCCGGTGGCGTGGCTGCTAATAGAGGCCTCAGAGAACGTCTGGCAGCCGAGATCACAGATGTCAAGGTTATCATCCCACCTCTACGCCTTTGCGGAGACAATGCAGGTATGATTGCCTATGCTAGCGTCAGCGAGTGGAATAAAGAAAACTTTGCAGGCTTGGACCTCAACGCCAAACCAAGCCTCGCCTTTGATACTATGGAATAA
- the rimI gene encoding ribosomal protein S18-alanine N-acetyltransferase codes for MIEIKRIQGQPNLAQAIYAVMVDVYPVSPWALEQIQADLSQDQTWYALAYDGVEVIGFLAIQENLFEAEVLQIAVKKAYQGQGIASALFAQLPTDKEIFLEVRKSNQRAQAFYKKEKMVVIAERKAYYHDPVEDAIIMKREIDEG; via the coding sequence ATGATAGAGATTAAACGAATTCAAGGACAGCCTAACCTGGCGCAAGCCATCTATGCTGTTATGGTAGATGTTTACCCAGTTAGTCCGTGGGCGCTGGAACAAATCCAAGCAGACCTATCCCAAGATCAGACCTGGTATGCATTGGCTTATGATGGGGTAGAAGTGATTGGATTTCTAGCAATTCAAGAGAATCTCTTTGAAGCGGAAGTCCTGCAAATCGCTGTCAAAAAAGCCTATCAGGGTCAGGGAATTGCGTCAGCCTTATTTGCTCAATTGCCGACAGATAAGGAGATTTTCCTCGAAGTGAGAAAGTCAAACCAACGAGCGCAAGCATTTTACAAGAAAGAAAAGATGGTGGTCATCGCTGAGAGAAAGGCCTACTACCATGACCCAGTCGAGGACGCCATTATCATGAAGAGAGAAATAGATGAAGGATAG